Proteins encoded in a region of the Halarcobacter mediterraneus genome:
- the fbaA gene encoding class II fructose-bisphosphate aldolase, whose product MAVLDIVKPGVLSGSEAKKLFAYAKENKFAIPAVNVVGTDSINAVLEVAAKVNSPVIIQFSNGGAQFFAGKGLKTADVAVLGAISGAMHVHNMAEAYGIPVILHTDHAARKLLPWIDGLLEAGKKHFEKTGRSLFTSHMLDLSEESLEENVSTCVEYFKTMNKLDMMIEIELGITGGEEDGVDNSDVDNSLLYTQPEEVCFAYEQLKSVSNNFTIAASFGNVHGVYKPGNVVLSPKILDNSQKYIEEKHNTSTKPVNFVFHGGSGSALEEIREAIDYGVIKMNIDTDTQWAFWDGVREFESKNHDYLQGQIGNPEGEDKPNKSYYDPRKWLRAGQESMIKRLETAFSDLCSLNKN is encoded by the coding sequence GTGGCTGTATTAGATATTGTTAAACCTGGTGTTTTAAGTGGAAGTGAGGCAAAAAAATTATTTGCTTATGCAAAAGAGAATAAATTTGCTATTCCTGCTGTTAATGTTGTAGGAACAGATTCTATCAATGCTGTATTAGAAGTAGCAGCAAAAGTAAATTCACCAGTAATTATACAATTTTCAAATGGTGGAGCACAATTTTTTGCAGGAAAAGGTCTTAAAACTGCTGATGTAGCAGTTTTAGGTGCAATAAGTGGAGCTATGCATGTTCATAATATGGCAGAAGCTTATGGAATACCTGTAATATTACATACTGATCATGCGGCAAGAAAACTTTTACCTTGGATTGATGGTTTACTTGAAGCAGGAAAAAAGCATTTTGAAAAAACAGGTAGATCTTTATTTACTTCTCATATGTTAGATTTATCAGAAGAGTCATTGGAAGAGAATGTTTCTACGTGTGTAGAGTATTTTAAGACAATGAATAAACTTGATATGATGATTGAAATTGAGTTAGGTATTACAGGTGGAGAAGAAGATGGTGTTGATAATAGTGATGTTGATAATTCTTTATTATATACTCAACCTGAAGAGGTGTGTTTTGCTTATGAACAATTAAAAAGTGTTTCTAATAATTTTACAATTGCAGCTTCATTTGGTAATGTTCATGGAGTATATAAACCTGGAAATGTTGTATTAAGTCCAAAGATTTTAGACAACTCACAAAAATATATTGAAGAAAAACACAATACTTCTACTAAACCAGTTAATTTTGTTTTTCATGGTGGTTCAGGTTCTGCTTTAGAAGAAATTAGAGAAGCTATTGATTATGGTGTTATAAAAATGAATATTGATACAGATACTCAATGGGCATTTTGGGATGGAGTAAGAGAATTTGAATCTAAAAACCATGATTACTTACAAGGACAAATTGGTAACCCAGAAGGTGAAGATAAACCTAATAAGTCTTATTATGATCCAAGAAAATGGTTAAGAGCAGGTCAAGAATCTATGATAAAAAGATTGGAAACAGCATTTTCTGATCTTTGTTCTTTAAATAAGAACTAA
- a CDS encoding peptidylprolyl isomerase has protein sequence MIKITSRKIVSSVITAVALTTGTLSASDVVATVNGDKITKQDVAILLGNPNINFDSLPKKNKNQILDQIINNKLLTKKAISNGIEKDKEYKENLEKLKQDLALRVWLKKESEKITVTEKEAKDYFNKNKAQFKVPATLEARHILTKTEKEAKDIIKDLDKASNKKDTFVELAKTKSVGPSGPKGGYLGKFPETKMVPEFSKAAKALAVGKYSKTPVKTQFGYHVIYLEDKEAEKNLAYNEIQERIKQVIKQKKFSDKLQSEANKLRDKAKIVIK, from the coding sequence ATGATTAAAATTACAAGTAGAAAAATAGTTTCAAGTGTTATTACAGCAGTAGCACTTACAACTGGGACATTAAGCGCTTCAGATGTTGTTGCAACTGTAAATGGAGACAAAATTACAAAACAAGATGTAGCGATATTATTAGGTAATCCTAATATTAATTTTGACTCTTTACCTAAAAAGAATAAAAATCAAATCTTAGATCAAATTATAAATAATAAGCTTCTTACTAAAAAAGCTATTTCAAATGGAATAGAAAAAGATAAAGAGTATAAAGAAAACTTAGAAAAACTAAAGCAAGATTTAGCTTTAAGAGTTTGGCTAAAAAAAGAGTCTGAAAAAATTACTGTTACTGAAAAAGAAGCAAAAGATTATTTCAATAAAAATAAAGCACAATTTAAAGTTCCAGCAACTTTAGAAGCTAGACATATTTTAACTAAAACTGAAAAAGAAGCAAAAGATATCATTAAAGATTTAGATAAAGCATCTAATAAAAAAGATACTTTTGTAGAATTAGCAAAAACTAAATCAGTAGGTCCTAGTGGTCCTAAAGGTGGATATTTAGGAAAATTTCCTGAGACTAAAATGGTTCCAGAATTTTCAAAAGCTGCAAAAGCTTTAGCAGTTGGAAAATATTCAAAAACACCAGTTAAAACACAATTTGGGTATCATGTTATTTATTTAGAAGACAAAGAAGCTGAGAAAAACTTAGCATATAATGAAATACAAGAAAGAATAAAACAAGTAATAAAACAAAAAAAGTTTTCAGATAAATTACAATCTGAAGCTAACAAATTAAGAGATAAAGCAAAAATCGTAATTAAATAA
- the hsrA gene encoding homeostatic response regulator transcription factor HsrA: MRILIIEDEITLNRTLQEGLTDFGYQVDAAENYKDAEYFIDIRNYDLVLTDWMLPDGDGIELCKIVKNRSSRTAVVILSARDDKDSEIEALKAGADDYIKKPFDFDILLARIEARLRFGGTNIIEIEDLAINPDEEKIEYNGEEIELKGKPFEVLTHLARHRDQIVSKEQLLDAIWEEPELVTPNVIEVAINQIRQKMDKPLNISTIETIRRRGYRFCYPDTDEEA, encoded by the coding sequence ATGAGAATATTAATTATTGAAGATGAAATCACGCTAAATAGAACTCTACAAGAAGGTTTAACAGACTTTGGATACCAAGTAGATGCTGCTGAAAACTATAAAGATGCAGAATACTTTATTGATATTAGAAATTATGATTTAGTATTAACAGACTGGATGTTACCAGATGGTGATGGTATAGAATTGTGTAAAATTGTAAAAAACAGAAGTTCAAGAACAGCAGTTGTTATTTTATCAGCAAGAGATGATAAAGACTCTGAAATTGAAGCTTTAAAAGCTGGAGCTGATGATTATATTAAAAAACCATTTGATTTTGATATCTTACTAGCAAGAATAGAAGCTAGATTAAGATTTGGTGGAACAAATATAATTGAAATTGAAGATTTAGCAATCAATCCTGACGAAGAAAAAATTGAATATAATGGTGAAGAAATTGAATTAAAAGGTAAACCTTTTGAAGTATTAACTCACCTTGCTAGACATAGAGATCAAATTGTATCTAAAGAGCAATTACTAGATGCTATCTGGGAAGAACCAGAATTAGTTACTCCAAATGTAATTGAAGTTGCAATTAACCAAATTAGACAAAAAATGGATAAACCATTAAATATTTCTACTATTGAAACAATCAGAAGAAGAGGTTACAGATTCTGCTACCCTGATACTGACGAAGAAGCATAA
- a CDS encoding sensor histidine kinase: protein MTQAKSIYKQFYQKLILATSLFIIILSFIFYGYTKSTIYEELKESLLSDAELIFKISQNADANSKNFNIITHKGINVDMVTLKHFPEIPYTTFKINDDHFMQILYPFNKDKKQYIKIVKNINSSIQMLTKIFNNILLISFGGLIMVVLYAFTVSKTLLRPIIQITKNLSNMDENYLTQINKKNLPIEFHPLANSINSLTTRIETNIKFKKELFIGVAHELKTPLAVMKLKNEVTLMKDREPQKYKDTLKLTIEQINDMNKMISSILDIGRAEGAQFEKPEEIDLVQYMQRKTNDYRMLSAKKKIVLTFFSNVNHHKVNIQATLLNQIIQNFVQNAIKFTPDDKAIAIRLEKTKKTTTITITDDGSGIDESIDLFAPFKRMGEESGAGLGLFLAKNAADALGAEVSLKNREDGKTGCVATLILNNKTSQKKD from the coding sequence ATGACACAAGCGAAGAGCATTTATAAACAGTTTTACCAAAAACTTATACTTGCAACTTCGCTTTTTATTATTATACTTTCATTTATTTTTTATGGCTATACTAAATCAACTATCTATGAAGAGCTTAAAGAGTCTCTTCTTTCTGATGCTGAACTAATTTTTAAAATTAGTCAAAATGCAGATGCAAATTCTAAAAACTTTAATATTATTACCCATAAAGGTATAAATGTTGATATGGTCACGCTAAAGCATTTTCCAGAAATTCCATATACTACATTCAAAATTAATGATGATCACTTTATGCAAATTTTATACCCTTTTAATAAAGATAAAAAACAATATATAAAAATTGTAAAAAATATTAACTCTTCAATACAAATGTTAACAAAAATCTTTAATAATATATTATTAATTTCTTTTGGTGGATTAATAATGGTTGTCTTATATGCATTTACTGTTTCAAAAACACTATTAAGGCCAATTATACAAATTACAAAGAACTTATCTAATATGGATGAGAATTACCTTACTCAAATAAATAAAAAGAACTTACCTATAGAGTTTCATCCTTTAGCTAATTCTATAAATTCATTAACAACTAGAATTGAAACAAATATTAAATTTAAAAAAGAACTTTTTATAGGGGTTGCTCATGAATTGAAGACTCCTCTTGCAGTAATGAAGCTAAAAAACGAGGTAACTTTAATGAAAGATAGAGAGCCTCAAAAGTATAAAGATACTTTAAAATTAACAATTGAACAAATAAATGATATGAATAAAATGATTAGTTCAATTTTAGATATTGGTCGAGCAGAAGGTGCACAATTTGAGAAACCAGAAGAAATAGATTTAGTTCAGTATATGCAAAGAAAAACAAATGACTACAGAATGTTAAGTGCTAAAAAAAAGATAGTTCTAACATTTTTTTCTAATGTAAATCACCATAAAGTAAATATTCAAGCAACTTTATTAAATCAAATAATTCAAAACTTTGTCCAAAATGCAATAAAATTTACTCCAGATGATAAAGCTATTGCAATTAGATTAGAAAAAACAAAAAAAACAACAACTATTACAATTACTGATGATGGAAGTGGAATCGATGAATCAATTGACCTTTTTGCTCCTTTTAAACGAATGGGAGAAGAAAGTGGCGCAGGATTAGGTTTATTCTTAGCAAAAAATGCAGCAGATGCTTTAGGAGCAGAAGTTTCTCTAAAAAATAGAGAAGATGGAAAAACTGGATGCGTTGCTACTTTAATTTTAAATAACAAAACATCTCAGAAAAAAGATTAA
- a CDS encoding CoA-binding protein, translated as MECEFPSVNSNNEEIKEIFENTKTIAIIGLSPNEEKASNKVAKYLKNAGFKIVPVYPKEDEILGEKVYRSLKEIPFKVDMVDIFRKPDVIGQVVDAAIDRGDVDTVWTQLGLVNNEAANKAKETGMKVVQNKCTKIEHNNIFN; from the coding sequence ATGGAGTGTGAATTCCCTTCAGTAAATAGTAATAATGAAGAAATAAAAGAAATTTTTGAAAATACAAAAACAATTGCAATCATTGGATTATCTCCAAATGAAGAAAAAGCAAGTAATAAAGTTGCAAAATATTTAAAAAATGCAGGCTTTAAAATAGTCCCTGTTTATCCTAAAGAAGATGAGATTTTAGGAGAAAAAGTTTATAGAAGTTTGAAAGAAATACCTTTTAAAGTTGATATGGTGGATATTTTTAGAAAACCAGATGTTATTGGGCAAGTTGTTGATGCAGCCATTGATAGAGGTGACGTTGATACTGTTTGGACTCAATTAGGACTTGTAAATAATGAAGCTGCGAATAAAGCTAAAGAAACAGGAATGAAAGTAGTACAAAATAAATGTACTAAAATAGAACACAATAATATTTTTAATTAA
- the ahbA gene encoding siroheme decarboxylase subunit alpha — protein sequence MKNEILYRIQKGIPFTQRPFANIASELNINEKDVLDVILEEKDKGTIRQTSAIFDTKKLGYKSSLVAFEIEENNIDKAVEILNSHPGISHNYERNHRYNIWFTLAIAPTSKTNLEELVSILAKLTSAKDFIILPTLKLFKIAVKLDTTNNANKKEIVSQKKYEKMTLEKKHYDVIKEVQDDLQIIKEPFKDIIERLNMSYDEFFSILEAFQDNGIMRRYATILNHRKAGFNSNAMVVWNIDEEKADIMGKIAASFTAVTHCYLRPKYSTWNYNLFTMIHGKTDEETQNIIDNIASEIEYREYMPLHSFREFKKVRIKYFSDAFTKWENKYIIK from the coding sequence ATGAAAAATGAAATTTTATACAGAATACAAAAAGGTATTCCTTTTACACAAAGACCTTTTGCAAATATTGCAAGTGAATTAAATATAAATGAAAAAGATGTTTTAGATGTAATTTTAGAAGAAAAAGACAAGGGTACAATTAGACAAACTTCTGCAATATTTGATACTAAAAAATTGGGATATAAGTCTTCTTTAGTTGCTTTTGAAATAGAAGAAAATAATATTGATAAAGCTGTAGAAATATTAAATTCTCATCCAGGTATCTCTCATAATTATGAGAGAAATCATAGGTATAATATTTGGTTTACTCTGGCTATTGCTCCCACATCAAAAACTAATTTGGAAGAATTAGTTTCTATCTTAGCAAAACTTACATCAGCAAAAGATTTTATAATATTACCTACTTTAAAACTATTTAAAATTGCAGTTAAACTTGATACAACGAATAATGCAAACAAAAAAGAGATAGTTTCTCAAAAAAAATATGAAAAAATGACTTTAGAAAAAAAACATTATGATGTAATAAAAGAAGTACAAGATGATTTACAAATTATTAAAGAACCCTTTAAAGACATTATTGAAAGACTAAATATGAGTTATGATGAGTTCTTTTCTATTTTAGAAGCTTTTCAAGATAATGGGATTATGAGAAGGTATGCCACTATTTTAAATCATAGAAAAGCAGGCTTTAATTCAAATGCAATGGTTGTTTGGAATATTGATGAAGAAAAAGCAGATATTATGGGAAAAATAGCAGCTTCTTTTACTGCTGTTACGCATTGCTATTTAAGACCAAAATATTCAACATGGAATTATAATTTATTTACTATGATACATGGTAAAACAGATGAAGAAACACAAAATATAATAGATAATATTGCTAGTGAAATAGAGTATAGAGAATATATGCCTTTACACTCTTTTAGAGAGTTTAAAAAAGTAAGAATTAAATATTTTTCTGATGCTTTTACCAAATGGGAAAATAAATATATTATTAAATAA
- a CDS encoding DUF3605 domain-containing protein: MKNYLLLAAFLGIFLFLSISVMKEGMPTSKNERVYKIVQNYMPYYLEKRVGGYSIVHKETKIKEKPPAKELFIRLEQLEKQWAKKFLKLENSTLYILNEKNEKIKGIQLKNKDEILWVKNYFNLKDLNEKEIK; the protein is encoded by the coding sequence ATGAAAAATTATTTATTATTGGCAGCTTTCTTAGGAATATTTTTATTCTTAAGTATCTCAGTTATGAAAGAAGGTATGCCCACATCAAAAAATGAAAGAGTTTATAAAATAGTTCAAAACTATATGCCTTATTATTTAGAAAAAAGAGTTGGTGGCTATTCTATTGTTCATAAAGAAACAAAAATAAAAGAAAAACCTCCTGCAAAAGAATTATTTATAAGATTAGAACAACTAGAAAAACAGTGGGCAAAAAAATTCCTTAAACTTGAAAACTCAACACTTTATATTTTAAATGAAAAAAATGAAAAGATAAAAGGAATACAATTAAAAAATAAAGATGAAATACTTTGGGTAAAAAATTATTTCAATCTAAAGGATTTAAATGAAAAAGAAATTAAGTGA
- a CDS encoding Crp/Fnr family transcriptional regulator, with protein MKKKLSEIYLFKNLSDEVLEQMEDFTSILKLSKNNILFYEGDESKYLYLLTDGIIKLYKTSSNDKEIILKYFHKNELIAEVANFEQIPYPATAQSFTDTELLKIDFEKLKELIFLNPQLSYLIQKSLIQKVRNLENLISLHLVLDSKKRVAKYIYDNADDFFNTKNLKIAEILNISPETFSRVLSSLKKEKVVDTKNKMINKEALKEIYT; from the coding sequence ATGAAAAAGAAATTAAGTGAAATTTATTTATTCAAAAATCTATCAGATGAAGTTTTGGAACAAATGGAAGATTTTACTTCCATTTTAAAACTTTCAAAAAACAATATTCTTTTTTATGAAGGTGATGAGTCTAAATATTTATATCTTTTAACAGATGGTATTATCAAGCTATATAAAACCTCTTCAAATGATAAAGAGATTATCTTAAAGTATTTTCATAAAAATGAGTTAATTGCAGAAGTTGCAAACTTTGAACAAATACCCTACCCTGCAACAGCTCAATCTTTTACTGATACGGAATTACTCAAAATTGATTTTGAAAAATTAAAAGAGTTAATATTTTTAAATCCTCAATTATCATATTTAATTCAAAAATCTTTAATTCAAAAAGTTAGAAACTTAGAAAATCTTATTTCTTTACATTTAGTTTTGGACTCAAAAAAACGTGTTGCAAAATATATATATGATAATGCTGATGATTTTTTTAATACAAAAAATTTGAAAATTGCAGAAATCTTAAATATATCTCCTGAAACTTTTTCTAGAGTATTAAGTTCTTTGAAAAAAGAAAAAGTAGTTGACACTAAAAATAAGATGATTAATAAAGAAGCATTAAAAGAGATATATACCTAA
- a CDS encoding nitrite reductase: protein MRFIKNFRIMFLVAITSTPLLFAGTSKMDFPTVYEKECQGCHGPIHQGGVGSDLRPAALKKKERHTLRDAILAGVENTAMPQWKHMFSKDDADGMVDWLMNWKNNVKYKLDFDQIYSTWTKLVDREELLKKYPKAVDTKSVLDITFATERDASLVDFIDSTTGKVLSRHKAGFAVHVTVTNKKNPRYAYSISRSGRLTMFDIAAPGQPALASVQVGFESRGLAVSPNGKYIIAGNYTPGGAVLCDAMTLEPLKVYDTSAVINTEGQIEASRVASLADTPYGPYFALALKDAGRVYIIDYSKPDFPIVGDIPNIGKVLHDAFLNEDEGEDFGRYYMIASQGSDVMGIVDFKEKNLAAKVYTGEKTKPHPGQGSSWYSKKNKKQYHATVSMNIGSVVIWDSNWKIVKKVPTSGGGLFVGTSHHTPYIWADTVLAKPENYNEVHLINKDTLETDRIIKVGKKKGKLIDAKTKKVLQTWDATQYKTITYPESNPKIGKDKVVEYSTKTGDKVKEPVQPRLLHAEPANHGKWTMISEWTTGRIGIYESDTGRFIKYINNLTTPTFTYSVEHRQTIPGA, encoded by the coding sequence ATGAGATTTATTAAGAACTTTAGAATAATGTTTCTTGTAGCTATTACAAGTACTCCATTACTATTTGCAGGAACTTCTAAAATGGACTTTCCTACTGTTTATGAAAAAGAGTGTCAAGGGTGTCATGGACCAATACATCAAGGAGGTGTTGGTTCAGACTTAAGACCAGCTGCATTGAAGAAGAAAGAAAGACATACTTTACGTGATGCAATTTTAGCTGGTGTTGAAAATACTGCAATGCCACAATGGAAACATATGTTTTCAAAAGATGATGCAGATGGCATGGTTGATTGGTTAATGAATTGGAAAAATAATGTTAAATATAAATTAGATTTTGATCAAATTTATAGTACATGGACAAAACTAGTTGATAGGGAAGAATTACTAAAAAAATATCCTAAAGCTGTTGATACAAAATCTGTATTAGATATTACTTTTGCTACTGAAAGAGATGCATCATTAGTTGATTTTATTGATAGTACTACTGGAAAAGTTTTATCTAGACATAAAGCTGGTTTTGCTGTTCACGTAACAGTTACAAATAAAAAGAATCCAAGATATGCTTATTCTATATCAAGATCTGGAAGATTAACAATGTTTGATATTGCTGCACCAGGTCAACCAGCTCTTGCTTCAGTTCAAGTAGGGTTTGAATCAAGAGGTTTAGCAGTATCTCCTAATGGAAAATATATTATTGCAGGAAATTATACTCCAGGAGGAGCTGTACTTTGTGATGCAATGACTTTAGAACCTTTAAAAGTTTATGATACATCTGCTGTAATTAATACAGAAGGACAAATAGAAGCTTCAAGGGTTGCCTCTTTAGCTGATACTCCATATGGACCATATTTTGCATTAGCTTTAAAAGATGCGGGTAGAGTATATATTATTGACTATTCTAAACCTGATTTCCCTATTGTAGGAGATATCCCAAATATTGGTAAAGTTTTGCATGATGCCTTTTTAAATGAAGATGAAGGTGAAGATTTTGGACGATATTATATGATTGCTTCACAAGGAAGTGATGTAATGGGAATTGTGGATTTTAAAGAGAAAAATCTTGCTGCAAAAGTTTATACAGGAGAAAAAACTAAACCCCATCCTGGACAAGGATCTTCATGGTATAGTAAGAAAAATAAAAAACAATATCATGCTACTGTTTCTATGAATATAGGGTCTGTAGTTATTTGGGATTCAAATTGGAAAATTGTTAAAAAAGTTCCAACGTCAGGTGGTGGATTATTTGTAGGTACTTCACATCATACTCCATATATTTGGGCGGATACTGTACTTGCTAAACCAGAAAATTATAATGAAGTTCACCTAATAAATAAAGATACTTTAGAAACTGATAGAATAATAAAAGTTGGTAAGAAAAAAGGTAAATTAATTGATGCAAAAACTAAGAAAGTACTACAAACTTGGGATGCAACTCAATATAAAACTATAACTTACCCAGAATCAAATCCAAAAATTGGTAAAGATAAAGTTGTTGAATATTCAACTAAAACAGGAGACAAAGTTAAAGAACCTGTACAACCTAGATTACTTCATGCTGAACCAGCAAATCATGGAAAATGGACTATGATTTCAGAATGGACAACAGGAAGAATTGGTATTTATGAATCTGATACAGGAAGATTTATTAAATATATAAATAATCTTACAACTCCTACTTTTACTTATTCAGTAGAACATAGACAAACTATTCCAGGAGCTTAA
- a CDS encoding cbb3-type cytochrome c oxidase subunit I, whose product MVNNLKFESQKLAINYFIVAAILFGAQLMMGLIAATQFLYPSFLFETFDFSVARMVHINALVVWMLYAMIGSVYYLIPEETGIETVGIKLGKIAFYILTAAVTVVVLVYILVQVGPAEESTIWFINEGREYIEAPRWADIGIVVVVLVFVFNLFATAMKGERTGIMTVLMADVLALAGLYLAGMFFTDNISMDQYWWWWVIHLWVEATWEVFVGCLAAYGLIKMIGARREVVEMWLWIEVAMLFGSGILGLGHHYFWIGTPEYWWEIGALFSALEPVPLVAMFVHVIYDWGKETGLKGDTNEKTMNNTPAFAWFVTNAFGNFLGAGVWGFFHTLPQVNIYTHGTQFTSAHGHLAFFGAYATILIGMFYLGVQGKNGIKVMKSTFASKMAISLITIGVLGMTVSLTVAGYGQVLVERAQMGATWEAFFVSQNLVWFVQGLGWRLALGIVTFIGFLFLIKDLLTISKRYRQVTI is encoded by the coding sequence ATGGTAAATAATTTAAAATTTGAATCTCAAAAGTTAGCAATTAACTATTTTATTGTAGCTGCAATTTTATTTGGAGCACAGTTAATGATGGGACTTATTGCTGCAACACAGTTTTTATATCCAAGTTTTCTTTTTGAAACATTTGATTTTTCAGTTGCAAGAATGGTTCATATTAATGCTTTAGTTGTGTGGATGCTTTATGCAATGATAGGTTCTGTTTATTATTTGATTCCTGAAGAAACTGGAATTGAAACAGTTGGAATCAAACTTGGAAAAATTGCATTTTATATATTAACTGCTGCTGTTACAGTAGTTGTTCTTGTTTACATTTTAGTACAAGTTGGTCCAGCAGAAGAAAGTACAATTTGGTTTATTAATGAAGGTAGAGAATATATTGAAGCTCCAAGATGGGCAGATATAGGAATAGTAGTAGTTGTTTTAGTTTTTGTTTTTAATCTTTTTGCAACAGCAATGAAAGGTGAAAGAACAGGAATTATGACTGTTCTAATGGCAGATGTTTTAGCTTTAGCAGGTTTATATCTTGCAGGTATGTTTTTTACTGATAATATTTCTATGGACCAATATTGGTGGTGGTGGGTTATTCACTTATGGGTTGAAGCAACTTGGGAAGTTTTTGTTGGTTGTTTAGCTGCATATGGATTAATCAAAATGATAGGTGCAAGAAGAGAAGTTGTTGAAATGTGGCTATGGATTGAAGTAGCTATGTTATTTGGTTCAGGGATTCTTGGTTTAGGACATCACTATTTTTGGATAGGTACACCAGAATATTGGTGGGAAATTGGTGCTTTATTCTCAGCTTTAGAACCTGTTCCTTTAGTAGCAATGTTCGTTCATGTAATTTATGACTGGGGTAAAGAAACTGGACTTAAAGGAGATACTAATGAAAAAACAATGAATAATACACCAGCATTTGCATGGTTTGTAACAAATGCTTTTGGGAACTTCTTAGGAGCAGGTGTTTGGGGATTCTTTCATACTTTACCTCAAGTAAACATATATACTCATGGTACGCAATTTACATCAGCTCATGGACATCTTGCTTTTTTTGGAGCATATGCAACGATATTAATTGGGATGTTTTATTTAGGAGTTCAAGGTAAAAATGGCATTAAAGTAATGAAATCTACCTTTGCATCAAAGATGGCAATTTCTTTAATTACTATAGGTGTTTTAGGTATGACTGTTTCTTTAACAGTTGCTGGATATGGACAAGTTCTCGTTGAAAGAGCACAAATGGGTGCTACATGGGAAGCTTTTTTTGTATCTCAAAATCTTGTTTGGTTTGTGCAGGGCTTAGGCTGGAGACTTGCATTAGGTATCGTAACTTTTATTGGTTTTTTATTTTTAATAAAAGATTTATTAACGATATCAAAAAGATATAGACAAGTAACAATATAA
- a CDS encoding c-type cytochrome, whose product MSKKIVSVWTSIPFWRRSAGWVTGFAAILLIWLTFDSLGQISMGTDEDLKNGITKRVPAPTVINYKITYEMDKKRGHEVPIIGEKEKFFGRDNWSKEEARELLHLGKLASQAKNCMNCHTLLGNGAYYAPDLTKAWLDPAWGPNGSYIPMTNSKTKEEAMSKFLQNPSLYPSHERMMPNLGITEKEAMGLVAFLKHMSSIDTNGFPRNFGRMSTDGVTGAIHGK is encoded by the coding sequence ATGTCGAAAAAAATTGTTTCTGTGTGGACTAGTATTCCTTTTTGGAGAAGGTCTGCAGGATGGGTAACAGGTTTTGCTGCAATATTATTAATTTGGCTTACCTTTGATTCTTTAGGACAAATTAGTATGGGAACAGATGAAGACCTAAAAAATGGTATTACAAAAAGAGTACCAGCTCCTACTGTAATTAATTATAAGATTACTTATGAAATGGATAAAAAAAGAGGTCATGAGGTGCCTATTATTGGTGAAAAAGAGAAATTCTTTGGTCGAGATAATTGGTCAAAAGAAGAAGCAAGAGAACTTCTTCATTTAGGAAAATTAGCATCACAAGCTAAAAACTGTATGAATTGTCATACCTTACTTGGTAATGGAGCATATTATGCACCAGATTTAACAAAAGCATGGTTAGACCCTGCATGGGGACCTAATGGTTCATATATACCTATGACTAATTCAAAAACAAAAGAAGAAGCAATGTCAAAATTTTTGCAAAATCCTTCTTTATATCCTTCTCACGAAAGAATGATGCCTAATTTAGGGATTACAGAAAAAGAAGCAATGGGCTTAGTTGCCTTTTTAAAACATATGTCATCTATTGATACTAATGGTTTCCCACGAAATTTTGGAAGAATGTCAACTGATGGTGTAACAGGAGCAATTCATGGTAAATAA
- a CDS encoding c-type cytochrome, whose translation MVLLKLFIYLSFLITISFSSNISNKVFKEYCWGCHHETSTAFGPSFKEIANKRTEGEIKGHIVAPKSTYKNLGYKRSVMPSFGNVLSDEELNSITKYIQSYKNTKVK comes from the coding sequence ATGGTACTTCTAAAGTTATTTATTTATTTAAGTTTTCTTATAACAATTTCTTTTTCATCAAATATTAGCAATAAAGTATTCAAAGAGTATTGCTGGGGATGTCATCATGAAACATCAACTGCCTTTGGACCTTCTTTTAAAGAGATTGCTAATAAAAGAACAGAAGGAGAAATAAAAGGTCATATAGTTGCTCCAAAATCCACTTATAAAAACTTAGGTTATAAAAGAAGTGTTATGCCTAGTTTTGGAAATGTATTATCAGATGAAGAATTAAACTCTATCACAAAATATATACAATCATATAAAAATACAAAGGTTAAATAA